The DNA window tgagtttggaggggaggagaATAAAAGGTTTtcaaaaacgaaaattaaaaaaaaaagtaaatatttgaaattttttaaaaaaatgattttgtttaaaatgataaaagagtcattatcattactaaatttttaattttcagaatactataacaacttaaaaaatatttgaaaaatttaggtAAGCTCTCCAAaatcctccttcaatacaatttttgagtttccCAATTTTATTGAGTTTTTGGTATTATGAACAAAATCAAACCCTCTAAAACCCTCATacccaattttttttattcttttcacccaattctttctATTGTTCAAAGTCCTCCATTCTCTTCTCTTTCAAACTTGCAAACATAGCCTTAAGAGATAAAGTTAAAATTTTCCGACCGACAAAGTTGGAACCATGGAAACCTTTGTTGTTAGGCACTTTGATTCACCATTTATTAatataggaaatttctttacccacctcctaaccttcttacccACCTCTGGCGaaattaccaaaataccccttatttcggaaatacatttccgaaaacgtacttttattgaaaaaaaaggtgttttcggaaatgcacttccgaaaacacaaaaaaaaggtgttttcggagatgcatttctgaaaacaccccctttttgagttttcggagatgcatttccgaaaacactcatttttgggagagggaggtgttttcggatatgcatatccgaaatattccaagaacaaattggtcttggaatgtttcggatatacacttccgaaataattcaataattattaaaaaattaaaatcaaagtgaatcaatacaattaataggtataaaatgaaagtgaatcaataattTTCTCaagattcttacttaaaataattttctcctatttttagtaataaataatTTCCTCTCTAATAAATCATAATTCCCTATTCTCATacataaaatagatttttcacatttttgtataactatctaattatacttcatataaaaaaaatcataatgctaaatatttttgaattttttttgaattttatttaaatttaatcatattgaattcacttaatataaataataaagttgtttcatttttaaatataatatatacaaattcacaaagtgtctataaaaaatatacaaaaactaaataataattagcataataattttattgtgaaaaaaaaatatataattgtgttttaaataattgtgaaatttgtttcaaataatgaatacacgtttttttaattaaaaaatcacattttttcttaataaataataaaaataatgtattataattaataataataataataataatcacgtaatttatattaatttttcttaaaaatacatgatttttaatatttatttgtaggaaatgttattttttattaaataatgatttatctcaattttaaacaaatgacaattttgataattaagaaaaattatattctacaaacttattttaatttttaattttcaaattataaaatttttaatattaataaataataaacgttatattgaaataaaaaaaatctgacattcaatcaaattttgttatttttatttaaataaacttatattatatatactttatatacactataaaaattgttatatttttaaatagtgcgttaaaatataaaaactatataaacagtaaatataaaaacaaataaggattaatgattaatccaaaaatattatataaagtgaacaatgaaattgataatattttgtaatcatttttaaacattttaaaaaatattatatatattttttatttttacatatttgtgtgcttattattcattatttatgcacattttgagcattattttttattctatttaaaattgaaacaattttattatttattttaattaattgaatataatttttttaaagaaaataaaaacgtgagttttgttttaaaataagaatatgttatttttttataaagattaacaattattataaatatataaataaaaaattataatttattttgtaagtgaaattattttaattattttaattaaaattattttaaattttaaaatttgaattaggatagaaatatataataactattattcataactcataaattatattaaaatatataattattattatttattactcataaattatatcaaatttatgatatgtgaattaattaatatcctaaaattaatttttgggattttttaagttttttttgttgtttcggagatgcatctccgaattagtcaaaatcccaatttttgggattttttcggaaatgcacttccgaagtctggaaaaattttgaaaaaaaaatattttggaaatgcatttccaaagcggggtaaaatgggtttttcgctggggtgacccccatagggaggtgggtaaagaaattttatatatatatatatatatatatatatatatatatatatatatatatatatatatatatatatatatatatatatagaggagggatcaaattacacccgaagagttacaccacgagttacacttgttcaataactacatctcgaaataatattttttaaattcaaccgttggattgaaacataatatcatatagatcatacctataaagtttgagcttaatctataatgatttactatatcatcaagatatccaaagattaacgtcaaaatgagctttcatataacgttaattttgatgttattcaatgacatagtaaatcattatagattaaactcaaactttataggaatgatctatatgatattatgtttcaatccaacggttgaatttaaaaaatattatttcgagatgtagttattgaacgagtgtaactcgtggtgtaactcttcgggtgtaatttgatccctcctcatatatatatatatatatatatatatatatatatatatatatatatatatatatatatatatatatatatatatatatatatatatataggcgtgACAATGGAGCTTGAGTTTAAGCATTACCAGCTTTGTCCAGCCTCTTTGTACAATTTTTTCCTGCCAAATTCAATCGGGTGTAACAATTAATCACATCCATCCCCGCCCCGCACCCACCCACATATtgtaactttttttataaaaaaaaacacatgatttttttttcataGCAACAAAAGCTAATAATTAAACTAATAATAGTTAAAAACTAAATTTTCCCTCACCCGCATCCGGTCTAATTCGAATTTTTTTGCTTTACTTAATTATGAGAATAAGACATAATTAGAGACAAGCACAAAATTTTGTCAATATTTGTCACCATTTGTCAATAATTATTTCTCTGTACGATTTTCCTTACGGATTTTTAGTGGGAAGCAATAGTCCCTTAGTCCAATCCAACTACTAGGAACTTTGGAATAGCTACAAAACTTTAGAGATAGAAATATGCAAAATTTGTTTGTAACACTGTCATTAATTCTCAAAGGTGCCCCAAAATCTTAGAAATATTATAGCGGTTTTTTTTTTTCAGTTCATCTGCAAACCAAAAAAATCTTAGAGATGTTAacttgtttatatttatttacttttattgttatttaaaatttGTAGTAATctgtttttgtcaaaaaaaaaaaaattgtagtaaTGTTCCATTTGTTTCCTTTTTAGTTActacttttatataaaaaaaaaatgtatttctaTTAGTTATCATCTTTTAAATATTCTTAGAAACAGAGGAAACATTTAGATAAACAAATACCACACCAGTAAAATTATACAACAAATAGTATTATTATCAACCAAAAATTAATAAACAACACCACAACAAATTATTCTGAGTAACCCAAAAAATCAAATAACACAAGAATAACCAATGCAAACTAACTAACTATAACAATTTATAGTAAACACTATTTGTACCTAAACACAATCTTATGTACAAATATTTACAAGAAATCATTAATATCCAAACTACCCTGTGGAATTTCAAACTTGAATATGTCACTGCAATATGTATCCCTCTCTTCCTCTGTGCAGCTATTCACATAAGTTGATGATGGTGTTGGTGTCGGTGTCGGTGTCGTCGATAAAGGCGTAGTCGATAAAGGCGTAGAAGATATTACCGATTCGTATCCCATATTTTCATTGTTTCCATTGTTAAGACAATGAAACAGTTCTGAATATTGTTTAGAAATCAAATCTTCTCCAAAATAACAAGGATTTGAAGTTTCAGCTGAATTTGAACTACTCATAATATTGTTGTGAGTTTGAGTTGGTATTTGAAACTGATCTTGTAAAGAAACTTGATTATTTTGTACTTGTTGTTGAGTAGAATAATTAGCAACATTATTGAACTGTTGCTGATTCtgtgaaaccaaattcatgttgttgttgctgttgttgttgtttaataGTGTGGCAGTTGCAGCTAGTTTTAACAATTCTGGATTCATCATAGCTTGAGCACCACCTAATAGATTCAGAAATGAAGGGTTGGATCCTAGTAAAGCTGATCTGAGAATATTAATGGAGGACATGTCGAATAGACGATCAAGACGCGGAGTATGAGTCACCGGGTCGATTCCACTTCGAAGTAGTCTTTTTCTAATGTGCGTGTTCCAATAGTTCTTTATTTCATTGTCTGTTCTTCCCGGTAGTCTTGCTGCTATAGCCGACCATCTACGacaaacaataaaattaaaaatttagcatAACCTTTATATTATAAAGAAATTTTAAACCTCAGGCAAAGTTTAGTGTAAAATTCGTATGTAACGGCTATGCAGATTCATTAAATTTAAAGAGATTGTTTTTCTCTTTAAATTTAAAAGGTATGCAGAGTCGCTACAGAGAATCCAAATCTAACTTCAACTGATGTACTTCATTGTTTTGctaaaaaaagaaagtaaaacaaTACACATACTTGTTTCCCATGACACTATGGAGTTGAATgatggcttcttcttcttcgaaCGAGAATCTTCCTCTTTTGATATCAGGTCTCAAATAATTAGTCCAACGAAGCCGACAACTTTTTCCACATCTTTGAAGACCTATAACATTAGTTCACCAAAAAAAACTTCATTAGAAACTAATTAAAGTACATTAATTAGAGAACAAGGAAATTAGTAATAA is part of the Vicia villosa cultivar HV-30 ecotype Madison, WI linkage group LG2, Vvil1.0, whole genome shotgun sequence genome and encodes:
- the LOC131648089 gene encoding transcription factor MYB41-like, whose translation is MGRSPCCEKTGLKKGPWTHEEDLLLINYINSHGAGNWRNLPKNAGLQRCGKSCRLRWTNYLRPDIKRGRFSFEEEEAIIQLHSVMGNKWSAIAARLPGRTDNEIKNYWNTHIRKRLLRSGIDPVTHTPRLDRLFDMSSINILRSALLGSNPSFLNLLGGAQAMMNPELLKLAATATLLNNNNSNNNMNLVSQNQQQFNNVANYSTQQQVQNNQVSLQDQFQIPTQTHNNIMSSSNSAETSNPCYFGEDLISKQYSELFHCLNNGNNENMGYESVISSTPLSTTPLSTTPTPTPTPSSTYVNSCTEEERDTYCSDIFKFEIPQGSLDINDFL